A window of the Salipiger sp. H15 genome harbors these coding sequences:
- a CDS encoding MaoC/PaaZ C-terminal domain-containing protein: MYDIRQIDELGVGDRVSVSKTITEADGAMYIACTGDFGPVHVDEDYASGTRFGTRLAPGILVAGICTSVLTAELVGTLGVSIRDSFWFTGAVRYGDTITFDIWISAKDEESRTVDWQASAKNEEGVEVLKVDATLKFPRKKVTT, encoded by the coding sequence ATGTATGACATCCGCCAGATCGACGAGCTAGGCGTCGGCGACCGGGTGAGCGTCTCGAAGACGATCACCGAGGCCGACGGCGCCATGTACATCGCCTGCACCGGGGATTTCGGCCCGGTGCACGTGGACGAGGACTATGCCTCGGGCACCCGTTTCGGCACGCGCCTCGCGCCCGGCATCCTCGTGGCGGGCATCTGCACCTCGGTGCTCACGGCCGAGCTTGTCGGCACGCTCGGCGTGTCGATCCGCGACAGCTTCTGGTTCACCGGCGCGGTGCGCTACGGCGACACGATCACCTTCGACATCTGGATCTCCGCCAAGGACGAGGAGAGCCGCACCGTCGACTGGCAGGCCAGCGCGAAGAACGAGGAGGGCGTCGAGGTGCTGAAGGTCGACGCCACGCTGAAATTCCCCAGAAAGAAAGTGACCACATGA
- a CDS encoding dihydrodipicolinate synthase family protein — translation MTVRHGGLYAATICPMTGEGALDRASLVRHFETVLSDPGQAGLLLNGHAGEGIYMTRAEQAEVVRIAREVAGKRRILAAVSAESTATAAADAQAALKAGADAVMVFAPFSWALGADPRAIVAHHRGIAEATGAPVYLFQGSVGSFRLAYTPDVLRRLLEIDSVVGIKEGSWETKAYEVTRRIAREMRPDVAVMASGDEHLFPCFLLGSDGSAVSLSALVPELITALDAHVRAGEIDEARVIHEALFDLAKLVYAAPGHLAAARLKACLAELGRIDSPACRAPTPRIERSELDALMTALRPCLDLIL, via the coding sequence ATGACCGTGCGCCACGGCGGACTCTACGCTGCGACGATCTGCCCGATGACCGGGGAGGGCGCGCTCGACCGCGCCAGCCTCGTGCGCCATTTCGAGACCGTGCTTTCCGATCCGGGGCAGGCGGGCCTGCTGCTCAACGGCCACGCGGGCGAGGGCATCTACATGACCCGCGCCGAGCAGGCCGAGGTGGTGCGCATCGCCCGCGAGGTGGCTGGCAAGCGCCGCATCCTCGCCGCGGTCAGCGCCGAGAGCACCGCCACCGCCGCCGCCGACGCGCAGGCCGCGCTCAAGGCCGGGGCCGACGCGGTGATGGTCTTCGCGCCCTTCTCCTGGGCGCTCGGGGCCGACCCGCGCGCCATCGTCGCGCATCACCGCGGCATCGCCGAGGCGACCGGCGCGCCGGTCTACCTGTTCCAGGGCTCGGTCGGCTCGTTCAGGCTCGCCTACACGCCCGACGTGCTGCGCCGGCTGCTCGAGATCGACAGCGTCGTGGGCATCAAGGAAGGCAGCTGGGAGACCAAGGCCTACGAGGTCACCCGCCGCATCGCCCGCGAGATGCGCCCGGACGTCGCCGTCATGGCCTCGGGCGACGAGCATCTCTTTCCCTGCTTCCTGCTTGGCAGCGACGGCTCGGCGGTCAGCCTCTCGGCGCTGGTGCCCGAGCTGATCACCGCGCTCGACGCGCATGTGCGCGCCGGCGAGATCGACGAGGCGCGGGTGATCCACGAGGCGCTCTTTGACCTTGCCAAGCTGGTCTATGCCGCGCCCGGCCACCTTGCCGCCGCCCGGCTCAAGGCCTGCCTTGCCGAGCTTGGCCGGATCGACAGCCCCGCCTGCCGCGCCCCGACCCCGCGCATCGAGCGCTCCGAGCTCGACGCCCTGATGACCGCCCTGCGCCCCTGCCTGGACCTGATCCTGTGA
- a CDS encoding CoA transferase yields the protein MGALDGIRVLSFNHFLSGPAAAQHLGDIGADVITVEPLTGAFQRNWAVANRFVDDTSVNHITTGRNKRSIAVDLKSPEGIATVKRLIATADVVMENFRPGTLDKLGLSEAEMRAVNPRIIYAATTGYGADGPYAKRPGQDVLLQAMAGLAAHTGSMESGPVAVGSVPIDHHAAALTVAGIVAALFERERTGVARRVEVNMLQAAMDLQGESITAWMNGADRAGPRGRDGMANWFSPAPYGIYATADGHVMISMSTPPQLSGALGLPALAGLSAEDGFSKRGEISRMVAEGMAQLSTDAATAKLTEAGVWHEVVQDYDGLKRNPQVQHLGAFTEVPSGRGTPMVMLSHPVRYDGETPPVRLAPPALGGQSREVLAEAGFAEAEIEALLASGAVVQTDKMRS from the coding sequence ATGGGCGCGCTTGACGGAATCCGAGTACTGAGCTTCAACCACTTCCTGTCCGGCCCCGCGGCCGCGCAGCACCTCGGCGACATCGGCGCCGACGTGATCACTGTCGAGCCGCTGACCGGCGCCTTCCAGCGCAACTGGGCCGTGGCCAACCGCTTCGTCGACGACACCTCGGTCAACCACATCACGACGGGACGCAACAAGCGCTCGATCGCCGTCGATCTCAAGTCGCCCGAGGGCATCGCCACGGTGAAGCGGCTCATCGCCACCGCCGACGTGGTGATGGAGAACTTCCGCCCCGGCACGCTCGACAAGCTGGGCCTCTCGGAGGCCGAGATGCGCGCGGTGAACCCGCGGATCATCTATGCCGCCACCACCGGCTACGGCGCCGACGGCCCCTATGCCAAGCGCCCGGGGCAGGACGTGCTGCTGCAGGCGATGGCGGGCCTTGCCGCGCATACCGGCAGCATGGAGAGCGGCCCGGTCGCCGTGGGCTCGGTGCCGATCGACCACCATGCCGCCGCGCTGACCGTCGCCGGGATCGTCGCCGCGCTCTTCGAGCGCGAGCGCACCGGCGTGGCCCGCCGGGTCGAGGTCAACATGCTGCAGGCCGCCATGGACCTGCAGGGCGAGTCGATCACCGCCTGGATGAACGGCGCCGACCGCGCCGGGCCGCGCGGGCGCGACGGCATGGCCAACTGGTTCAGCCCCGCGCCCTACGGCATCTACGCCACCGCCGACGGCCACGTGATGATCTCGATGTCGACGCCGCCGCAGCTCTCGGGCGCGCTCGGCCTGCCGGCGCTGGCCGGGCTTTCCGCCGAGGACGGGTTCTCGAAGCGCGGCGAGATCTCCCGCATGGTGGCCGAGGGCATGGCGCAGCTCTCCACCGACGCGGCCACGGCGAAGCTCACCGAGGCCGGCGTCTGGCACGAGGTCGTGCAGGATTACGACGGGCTCAAGCGCAATCCGCAGGTGCAGCACCTCGGGGCCTTCACCGAGGTGCCGAGCGGCAGGGGCACGCCCATGGTCATGCTCTCCCACCCGGTGCGCTACGACGGCGAGACCCCGCCCGTGCGCCTCGCGCCCCCGGCGCTTGGCGGGCAGAGCCGCGAGGTGCTGGCCGAGGCGGGCTTCGCCGAGGCGGAGATCGAGGCGCTGCTCGCCTCGGGCGCCGTGGTCCAGACCGACAAGATGCGCAGCTGA
- a CDS encoding TetR/AcrR family transcriptional regulator has product MSDDSSLHRGWRGSRDVWLDAAYEALTGKGVDAVKIMPLANALQLSRTSFYWFFKDRQQLLDALLDRWEGATTAHLVAATRDYAATETEAMLNVISTFLSEHSFDARLELAVRSWAQQDAKVLARLQAADAERLAALREMLLSWGHDPADADVRARTIYLVQVGYISMRVEESLEVRLERFPNYVEIYTGKRPPEEEMARFKARIGAPPRRVPGS; this is encoded by the coding sequence GTGTCCGACGATTCCTCCCTCCACCGCGGCTGGCGCGGCTCGCGCGATGTCTGGCTCGACGCTGCCTACGAGGCGCTGACCGGCAAGGGCGTCGACGCGGTGAAGATCATGCCGCTCGCCAATGCGCTGCAGCTCTCGCGCACCAGCTTTTACTGGTTCTTCAAGGACCGGCAGCAGCTGCTGGATGCGCTGCTCGACCGCTGGGAAGGGGCCACCACGGCGCATCTCGTCGCCGCGACCCGCGACTATGCCGCGACCGAGACCGAGGCGATGCTCAACGTCATCTCGACCTTCCTGTCCGAGCACAGTTTCGATGCGCGGCTCGAATTGGCGGTGCGCTCCTGGGCACAGCAGGACGCCAAGGTGCTGGCGCGGCTGCAGGCGGCGGATGCCGAGCGGCTCGCGGCGCTGCGGGAGATGCTGCTCTCCTGGGGGCACGATCCGGCGGATGCCGACGTGCGGGCGCGGACGATCTACCTCGTGCAGGTCGGCTACATCTCGATGCGCGTCGAGGAAAGCCTCGAGGTCCGGCTCGAGCGCTTCCCCAACTATGTCGAGATCTACACCGGCAAGCGCCCGCCCGAAGAGGAGATGGCGCGGTTCAAGGCGCGCATCGGCGCGCCGCCGCGCCGGGTGCCGGGCAGCTGA
- a CDS encoding dihydrodipicolinate synthase family protein, which produces MTLTGKDLRGITVATVLPFDEAGAIDWDGYAAVLDHCAQPATTDCVFVNGHAGEATALTDAEKIEVIRRTRDHIGAGRPLLAGIVPTGIPDALRQAEALREAGADVAVIFPPEALGGGNANTAAAVRMYELLAREIQMPLSHFQFPIASGFGLSTPVLAEIAQIPEVIAIKEGSATLLAYDENRRAVKAAGPDTAILPSNFHWFFAQVALGGDGILSGLASLVPGLLADLWRASEEMDLAKMRAANDRLYPVVRAIYGPAPVVDMHTRMKDGLQMMGVIRNAAPRLPLLPQSEAVREGVRMALIAAEVL; this is translated from the coding sequence ATGACCCTGACCGGCAAGGATCTTCGCGGCATCACCGTTGCAACCGTGCTGCCCTTCGACGAGGCGGGTGCGATCGACTGGGACGGCTATGCCGCCGTGCTCGACCATTGCGCCCAACCGGCGACCACCGATTGCGTCTTCGTCAACGGCCACGCCGGAGAGGCGACCGCGCTCACCGATGCCGAGAAGATCGAGGTGATCCGCCGCACCCGCGACCACATCGGCGCGGGCCGCCCGCTGCTCGCCGGCATCGTGCCCACCGGCATTCCCGACGCGCTGCGGCAGGCCGAGGCGCTGCGCGAGGCCGGGGCCGATGTCGCGGTGATCTTCCCGCCCGAGGCGCTGGGGGGCGGCAACGCAAACACCGCCGCCGCGGTGCGGATGTACGAGCTGCTGGCGCGCGAGATCCAGATGCCGCTCTCGCATTTCCAGTTCCCCATCGCCTCGGGCTTCGGGCTTTCGACGCCGGTGCTGGCCGAGATCGCGCAGATCCCCGAGGTCATCGCGATCAAGGAAGGCTCGGCGACGCTGCTGGCCTATGACGAGAACCGCCGCGCGGTGAAGGCCGCGGGGCCGGATACCGCGATCCTGCCGTCGAACTTCCACTGGTTCTTCGCGCAGGTGGCACTAGGCGGCGACGGCATCCTGTCGGGGCTCGCCAGCCTCGTACCGGGGCTGCTGGCGGACCTCTGGCGGGCCTCCGAGGAGATGGATCTGGCGAAGATGCGCGCCGCCAATGACCGGCTCTACCCGGTGGTGCGGGCGATTTACGGCCCCGCGCCGGTGGTCGACATGCACACCCGGATGAAGGACGGGCTGCAGATGATGGGCGTGATCAGGAATGCCGCGCCGCGCCTGCCGCTCCTGCCGCAGTCCGAGGCCGTCCGCGAAGGCGTGCGCATGGCGCTGATCGCGGCGGAGGTTCTCTGA
- a CDS encoding acyl-CoA dehydrogenase family protein produces the protein MDFTISDEMKMVTDAVGRFVREKVQPLEQETEEAARIPPEKLASVKAEAQELGFYAMNMSEEVGGAGLGVMDMCLVEEQLGQTSDALIRRIFGQVYPMLEAFEGEVREKYLYPTVKGDKICAMAITEPGAGSDAAAIRTNAHLDGDEWVLNGTKHFISDGDIADYVIVMAVTDAEKRARGGITLLIVDKGTPGFKVMRNQPMMGHRGYGHAELVFDDVRIPKGNVLGEVGNGFKVMMANVGGIRLGHIGARAVGMAGRVLEMMREHAATRQQFGQPIGEFQMVQQMIADSAMEIFATRMMVLNTAWEVDQGLDPRDKVSMVKVQASEMLGRVADRGIQVFGGYGFTKELPLERIYRDARVTRIYDGTSEVHRMLIARSVIKRGLTL, from the coding sequence ATGGATTTCACGATCTCCGACGAGATGAAGATGGTCACCGACGCGGTCGGCCGCTTCGTGCGCGAGAAGGTCCAGCCGCTCGAGCAGGAAACCGAAGAGGCCGCGCGGATCCCGCCCGAAAAGCTGGCTTCGGTGAAGGCCGAGGCGCAGGAACTGGGCTTCTACGCGATGAACATGTCCGAGGAGGTCGGCGGCGCGGGGCTTGGCGTCATGGACATGTGCCTCGTCGAGGAGCAGCTCGGCCAGACCTCGGACGCGCTGATCCGGCGCATCTTCGGGCAGGTCTACCCGATGCTCGAGGCCTTCGAGGGCGAGGTGCGCGAGAAATACCTCTATCCCACCGTCAAGGGCGACAAGATCTGCGCCATGGCGATCACCGAGCCCGGCGCGGGCTCGGACGCGGCGGCGATCCGGACCAACGCCCATCTCGACGGCGACGAGTGGGTGCTGAACGGCACCAAGCATTTCATCTCGGACGGCGACATCGCCGACTACGTCATCGTCATGGCGGTCACCGATGCCGAGAAGCGCGCCCGCGGCGGCATCACGCTTCTCATCGTCGACAAGGGCACGCCCGGCTTCAAGGTCATGCGCAACCAGCCGATGATGGGCCACCGCGGCTACGGCCATGCCGAACTGGTCTTCGACGACGTGCGCATCCCGAAGGGCAATGTGCTCGGCGAGGTCGGCAACGGCTTCAAGGTGATGATGGCCAATGTCGGCGGCATCCGCCTCGGCCACATCGGCGCGCGCGCCGTGGGCATGGCGGGCCGCGTGCTCGAGATGATGCGCGAGCATGCCGCCACCCGCCAGCAGTTCGGCCAGCCGATCGGCGAGTTCCAGATGGTCCAGCAGATGATCGCCGACAGCGCCATGGAGATCTTCGCCACCCGGATGATGGTGCTCAACACCGCCTGGGAGGTCGACCAGGGGCTCGACCCGCGCGACAAGGTCTCGATGGTCAAGGTGCAGGCCTCCGAGATGCTCGGCCGCGTCGCCGACCGCGGCATCCAGGTCTTCGGCGGCTACGGCTTCACCAAGGAGCTGCCGCTCGAGCGCATCTACCGCGACGCCCGCGTCACCCGCATCTACGACGGCACCTCGGAAGTGCACCGCATGCTGATCGCCCGCTCGGTGATCAAGCGCGGCCTCACCCTCTGA
- a CDS encoding trypsin-like peptidase domain-containing protein: protein MEKITYEEFLERWNNLDLPESALRPYVLLEPGESAFSVEVRPNPETVTDIPRLESALTFLNDRSRQKRHRDFERALQRGDRRPVLVSEGDSWFQFPLLLDDVIDHLGANYLIWSLDAAGDTVENMIDSDDAEYMEGLEAQAERVQAFLLSAAGNDVIGAKDGVPVLLSLLHPGSRSTLAEKLINRAELGRVSDGLKASYRKVVARIRADPRFEKLPILIHGYDYPFPFPFGRNDTRRPIWVFTNQDKWLGSAFEAKGIAGQELRRDIVRMLIDTLYDTLAEVAAEDPQVHLVDLRGTLTKRTDWVDEIHGTGAGFARIAQKFDAVLRAVLPPQPRVEAALVVEEPAPPPQPAAEEEFLAPEPELARYRFKVEAVPAKAMGIPDPERFGLGFTDPARLEAIVEEDDSVPFCFLSKGSEIGKAVARISTRGTTWDGKSGRWRGTGFLVAPNILLTNAHVINSREVGAAAKVEFGYEECPTGEVLPTFTYKLDPNRLFVSSGPQDLDYTFIWIEGDAETRFGHIQLWRGSFIAVDRHPAHVIHHPDGKPKRASLRRNDIVTSLGAREVLVHYTSDTMHGSSGAPVMRDDWRLFALHHAFEEADAELREKLGRNGFDVNFVNEGIKISAIAIDLDMRARNGPDQQSAAEVLRHMGGSDSRTGFFGTLGREATGESAFERVVDTYRGGEQDVDVAFWNVEWFSRNFREKLQSVARVIADLNLDIWALEETSPEATEALVAELKRSFQMDFDFAVSEPGAASGRQTTAVIWNRTTVQGARLDWPAEADRLLRLDSRDPEAQQFEAEDGRIFNRYPGLFRFSSTSAVSGKTFDFLLVPLHLKALAEGAKRRRMASNVLAKAIGLAMAEHGESDVLMGGDTNAEIGSGQFQGLLDAGFAALGAADERDGAFTYLKRPHQSLIDSIFASPGMKQTIGAEDFIIIAADRTFPNFVTQVSDHRPVMVRLSLGETAGEPPPPTPGTTGDTETRPAVPDRELLEEFAARFRADPDGTLRQLADIWESGGS, encoded by the coding sequence ATGGAAAAGATCACCTACGAAGAATTTCTCGAGCGCTGGAACAACCTCGACCTGCCCGAGTCCGCGCTGCGCCCCTACGTGCTGCTCGAGCCCGGCGAGAGCGCCTTCTCGGTCGAGGTGCGGCCCAACCCCGAGACGGTCACCGACATTCCCCGGCTGGAATCGGCGCTGACCTTCCTCAACGACCGCAGCCGCCAGAAGCGCCACCGCGATTTCGAGCGCGCGCTCCAGCGCGGCGACCGCCGCCCGGTGCTGGTCAGCGAGGGCGACAGCTGGTTCCAGTTCCCGCTGCTGCTCGACGACGTGATCGACCATCTCGGGGCGAACTACCTGATCTGGAGCCTCGATGCCGCCGGCGACACGGTCGAGAACATGATCGACAGTGACGACGCCGAATACATGGAGGGGCTCGAGGCGCAGGCCGAGCGGGTGCAGGCCTTCCTCCTTTCCGCCGCGGGCAACGACGTGATCGGCGCCAAGGACGGGGTGCCGGTGCTGCTGTCGCTGCTGCACCCCGGCAGCCGCTCCACCCTTGCCGAGAAGCTGATCAACCGGGCCGAGCTCGGGCGGGTCAGCGACGGGCTCAAGGCGAGCTACCGCAAGGTGGTCGCCCGGATCCGCGCGGACCCGCGCTTTGAAAAGCTGCCGATCCTCATCCACGGCTACGACTATCCCTTCCCCTTCCCCTTCGGCCGCAACGACACGCGGCGCCCGATCTGGGTCTTCACCAACCAGGACAAGTGGCTGGGCAGCGCCTTCGAGGCCAAGGGCATCGCGGGACAGGAGTTGCGCCGCGACATCGTGCGGATGCTGATCGACACGCTCTACGACACGCTGGCCGAGGTCGCCGCGGAGGATCCGCAGGTGCACCTCGTCGACCTGCGCGGCACGCTCACCAAGCGCACCGACTGGGTGGACGAGATCCACGGCACCGGTGCCGGTTTCGCCCGCATCGCGCAGAAGTTCGACGCGGTGCTGCGCGCGGTGCTGCCGCCGCAGCCGCGTGTCGAGGCGGCGCTCGTGGTCGAGGAGCCCGCGCCGCCGCCGCAGCCCGCCGCCGAGGAGGAGTTCCTCGCGCCCGAGCCCGAGCTCGCGCGCTACCGTTTCAAGGTCGAGGCGGTCCCGGCCAAGGCCATGGGCATCCCCGACCCGGAACGCTTCGGCCTCGGCTTCACAGACCCCGCGCGGCTCGAGGCCATCGTCGAGGAGGACGACAGCGTGCCCTTCTGCTTCCTGTCGAAGGGCAGCGAGATCGGCAAGGCGGTGGCCCGGATCAGCACGCGCGGCACCACCTGGGACGGCAAGTCCGGGCGCTGGCGCGGCACCGGCTTTCTGGTCGCGCCGAACATCCTGCTGACCAATGCCCACGTGATCAACAGCCGCGAGGTCGGCGCCGCCGCGAAGGTCGAGTTCGGCTACGAGGAATGCCCGACCGGCGAGGTGCTGCCCACCTTCACCTACAAGCTCGACCCGAACCGGCTTTTCGTCAGCAGCGGGCCGCAGGATCTCGACTACACCTTCATCTGGATCGAGGGGGACGCCGAGACGCGCTTTGGCCATATCCAGCTCTGGCGCGGCTCGTTCATCGCGGTCGACCGCCACCCCGCCCACGTGATCCACCACCCGGACGGCAAGCCCAAGCGCGCCTCGCTGCGGCGCAACGACATCGTCACCTCGCTGGGCGCGCGCGAGGTGCTGGTGCATTACACCTCGGACACGATGCACGGAAGTTCCGGCGCGCCGGTCATGCGCGACGACTGGCGGCTCTTCGCCCTGCACCACGCCTTCGAGGAGGCCGATGCCGAGCTGCGCGAGAAGCTCGGCCGCAACGGCTTCGACGTCAATTTCGTCAACGAGGGGATCAAGATCTCGGCCATAGCGATCGACCTCGACATGCGCGCGCGCAACGGCCCCGACCAGCAGTCCGCGGCCGAGGTGCTGCGCCACATGGGCGGCAGCGACTCGCGCACGGGCTTCTTCGGCACGCTCGGCCGCGAGGCCACCGGCGAGAGCGCCTTCGAGCGCGTGGTGGACACCTACCGCGGCGGCGAGCAGGACGTCGACGTGGCCTTCTGGAACGTCGAATGGTTCAGCCGCAACTTCCGCGAGAAGCTGCAGAGCGTCGCGCGGGTCATCGCCGACCTCAACCTCGACATCTGGGCGCTCGAGGAAACCTCGCCCGAGGCCACCGAGGCGCTGGTCGCCGAGCTCAAGCGCAGCTTCCAGATGGACTTCGACTTCGCCGTCTCGGAGCCCGGCGCGGCCTCCGGGCGGCAGACGACCGCGGTGATCTGGAACCGCACCACGGTGCAGGGCGCGCGGCTCGACTGGCCGGCCGAGGCGGACCGGCTGCTGCGGCTCGACAGCCGCGACCCCGAGGCGCAGCAGTTCGAGGCCGAGGATGGCCGGATCTTCAACCGCTACCCCGGGCTCTTCCGCTTCTCCTCGACCTCTGCGGTCTCGGGCAAGACCTTCGACTTCCTGCTGGTGCCGCTGCACCTCAAGGCGTTGGCCGAAGGTGCAAAGCGGCGGCGCATGGCTTCCAATGTGCTGGCCAAGGCAATCGGCCTCGCGATGGCCGAGCACGGCGAGAGCGACGTGCTCATGGGCGGCGACACCAATGCCGAGATCGGCAGCGGCCAGTTCCAGGGACTGCTCGACGCGGGGTTCGCGGCGCTCGGCGCGGCGGACGAGCGCGACGGGGCCTTCACCTATCTCAAGCGTCCGCACCAGTCGCTGATCGATTCCATCTTCGCCTCGCCCGGCATGAAGCAGACCATCGGCGCCGAGGATTTCATCATCATCGCCGCCGACCGCACCTTCCCCAATTTCGTGACGCAGGTGTCGGATCACCGCCCGGTCATGGTCCGCCTCAGCCTTGGCGAGACCGCCGGCGAGCCGCCGCCGCCGACGCCCGGCACCACCGGCGACACCGAGACGCGGCCCGCGGTTCCGGACAGGGAGCTGCTGGAGGAATTCGCCGCCCGCTTCCGCGCCGACCCGGACGGCACGTTGCGGCAACTCGCGGACATCTGGGAGAGCGGCGGCAGCTGA